In Fluviicola taffensis DSM 16823, the following are encoded in one genomic region:
- a CDS encoding J domain-containing protein, whose protein sequence is MILSFLLSYVSNYGGVKKDELNPLVVVFLLLIPVILFGTYFFYLRYKQKHKIVHWLGKSFPISYSDFSLKEVQIVLAVAMVKRDRYLLMNKLHKMKQFSQKKYSSRELDVEEIMDVFLDSKIPVMELMEWCNKHISDFQKLETFLFLSEIALLDNQLIDKEREYLLFIIQKFTIRIQDVPDHIQSQIFDRHQNKESIKPSVFSYHSYYEVLELTKDASSQEIKTAYRKMVKKYHPDSHPHLESGEKKELAKKFQEVQEAYDTLMNA, encoded by the coding sequence ATGATATTGAGTTTTTTACTTTCATACGTCTCTAATTATGGGGGTGTCAAAAAGGATGAGCTAAATCCCTTAGTGGTCGTTTTTTTGCTTTTGATACCGGTGATTTTATTTGGGACTTACTTTTTTTACCTGAGATATAAGCAGAAGCATAAGATTGTTCATTGGCTAGGGAAGAGTTTTCCTATTTCTTATTCCGATTTTTCATTGAAAGAAGTTCAGATTGTTTTGGCTGTAGCAATGGTCAAGAGAGATCGGTATTTGTTGATGAATAAACTGCATAAAATGAAGCAGTTTTCGCAAAAAAAATATTCTTCGAGAGAGTTAGATGTAGAGGAAATTATGGATGTGTTTCTGGATAGTAAAATTCCGGTGATGGAACTGATGGAGTGGTGTAACAAACATATTTCGGATTTTCAAAAGCTAGAGACTTTTTTATTCCTGTCGGAAATTGCTTTGTTGGATAATCAATTAATAGACAAGGAAAGGGAATATTTGCTTTTCATCATTCAAAAATTCACCATTAGAATACAGGATGTTCCTGATCACATTCAAAGTCAAATCTTCGATAGGCATCAAAATAAAGAATCGATTAAGCCATCTGTATTTAGTTATCATTCTTATTATGAGGTGTTGGAACTTACAAAAGATGCCTCGTCTCAAGAAATTAAAACGGCCTACCGCAAAATGGTGAAGAAGTATCATCCGGATAGTCATCCTCATTTGGAATCAGGTGAGAAGAAAGAGTTAGCTAAGAAGTTTCAAGAAGTACAAGAGGCTTATGATACGTTAATGAATGCTTGA
- the mnmA gene encoding tRNA 2-thiouridine(34) synthase MnmA, with amino-acid sequence MKRVVVGLSGGVDSSVTAHLLQQEGYEVIGLFMRNWHDETVTLSNDCPWIDDSNDALLIAEQLGIPFQVLDLSKEYKERIVDYMFAEYEAGRTPNPDVLCNREIKFDVFLKAAMELGADFVATGHYCRKITTEDGIHHLLTGLDPNKDQSYFLCQLSQDQLSKALFPIGNLQKSEVRAIAKEIGLVTADKKDSQGLCFVGKISLPEFLQQKLEVKYGKIIEINELDNQFLNYSTIPVNLNNVIELSKEFIYSPDMGIEVEKHIGAHYYTIGQRKGLNIGGRPNPSFVIGIDTTTNTVYSGQKDEHPGLNKWALKIETSEMHWINPTFEMNIGDSKEFDIRIRYRQSFQKGTLTRLQDGFYILFNQKQRGITPGQFAAFYNEDELIGSGIISH; translated from the coding sequence ATGAAAAGAGTAGTTGTTGGTTTGTCTGGTGGTGTAGATTCAAGTGTTACAGCACATTTACTTCAACAAGAAGGATATGAGGTTATTGGACTTTTCATGCGCAATTGGCATGATGAAACTGTTACGCTATCAAACGATTGTCCCTGGATAGACGACAGTAATGATGCGCTCTTAATCGCCGAACAGCTCGGAATTCCATTTCAAGTACTCGACTTAAGCAAAGAATACAAAGAACGCATCGTAGACTACATGTTCGCAGAATACGAAGCTGGAAGAACTCCAAACCCAGACGTTCTATGTAACCGAGAAATCAAGTTTGACGTGTTTTTAAAAGCAGCTATGGAACTCGGCGCAGATTTCGTCGCTACGGGACATTATTGCCGAAAAATAACAACAGAAGACGGGATTCACCACCTATTAACTGGATTGGATCCAAACAAAGACCAATCTTACTTTCTTTGCCAGCTATCTCAAGACCAATTATCAAAAGCCCTTTTTCCTATTGGAAACCTTCAAAAATCAGAAGTGAGAGCGATTGCGAAAGAAATCGGACTTGTAACCGCAGACAAAAAAGATTCTCAAGGATTGTGCTTTGTAGGAAAAATATCTTTACCTGAATTTCTCCAACAAAAACTTGAAGTAAAATACGGTAAAATAATAGAAATAAATGAATTAGATAATCAATTTTTAAATTACTCAACCATTCCAGTTAACCTAAATAACGTTATTGAGCTAAGCAAAGAATTCATCTACTCACCCGATATGGGAATTGAAGTTGAAAAACACATTGGAGCTCATTATTACACGATTGGTCAACGAAAAGGATTGAATATCGGAGGGCGACCAAACCCTTCATTCGTCATCGGAATTGACACAACCACAAATACCGTTTATTCCGGTCAGAAAGACGAACATCCAGGACTAAACAAATGGGCTTTAAAAATCGAAACATCCGAAATGCACTGGATCAACCCAACATTCGAGATGAATATAGGAGATTCGAAAGAGTTTGATATTCGAATCAGATACCGCCAATCCTTTCAAAAAGGAACTTTAACACGTTTACAAGATGGATTTTACATTCTTTTCAATCAAAAACAACGCGGAATTACTCCAGGTCAATTTGCCGCATTCTATAACGAAGACGAATTAATAGGTTCAGGAATCATTTCTCACTAG
- a CDS encoding J domain-containing protein, giving the protein MVFQIYLLLAVWVIRKNSIKSIEKQSFIVVYINKKFNIESLVIVNELELVEETSIHVRSVANWVVQKMPGSQERAELIDFLIDLVFVDGELIDREFTALVRLGELIGVQSMYIEKRVIESRKRIFGQSSGESRLHEIANSGTRKRMALAILDLNTNATEDDIKKSYRRLVKKYHPDRNLDLSEQERGEFAQRFLEIQDAYEELSSN; this is encoded by the coding sequence ATGGTTTTTCAAATCTACCTATTACTTGCTGTTTGGGTAATCCGAAAAAATTCAATTAAATCAATTGAAAAACAGTCTTTTATAGTTGTTTATATCAATAAAAAGTTCAATATAGAATCGCTTGTAATAGTGAACGAATTAGAGTTGGTTGAGGAGACATCTATTCATGTCAGAAGTGTTGCGAATTGGGTAGTTCAAAAAATGCCCGGATCTCAGGAGCGGGCAGAGTTAATTGATTTTTTAATTGATTTAGTTTTTGTAGATGGTGAATTGATTGATCGCGAATTCACGGCTTTAGTTCGCTTAGGGGAATTGATTGGTGTTCAATCGATGTATATTGAAAAACGAGTAATCGAAAGCCGCAAACGAATTTTTGGACAATCTTCTGGTGAGTCCAGACTTCATGAGATTGCGAATTCAGGAACTAGAAAGCGAATGGCGCTTGCAATCTTAGATTTGAATACCAATGCCACAGAAGATGATATCAAGAAAAGTTATCGCCGATTAGTGAAAAAATATCATCCTGATAGAAATCTGGATCTGTCGGAGCAGGAGAGGGGTGAGTTTGCTCAGCGTTTTTTGGAGATTCAAGACGCTTATGAAGAGCTTTCTTCCAATTAA
- a CDS encoding helix-turn-helix domain-containing protein: MEIKDRLRMIMDSHKLNAGSFADRIGVQRSNVSHVLSGRNKPSFDFVEKLLQAFPRVSAEWLFTGRQSKSDSNDLFTAQDVVSLTQSLSKQSSVDSSLLAVVTEKRIVKTIIFYEDFTFDVFLPSEK, translated from the coding sequence ATGGAGATTAAAGATCGTTTACGTATGATAATGGATTCGCACAAACTAAATGCGGGTTCTTTTGCAGATAGAATTGGGGTTCAGCGTTCAAATGTAAGTCATGTGTTAAGTGGACGAAATAAGCCAAGTTTTGATTTTGTTGAGAAGTTATTGCAGGCGTTTCCACGTGTTTCGGCTGAATGGCTTTTTACAGGTAGGCAGTCAAAGTCTGATTCGAATGATTTATTTACTGCGCAAGATGTTGTTTCTTTAACTCAATCGCTTTCTAAGCAATCATCTGTTGATTCTTCCTTGTTGGCTGTTGTAACTGAGAAAAGGATTGTTAAAACAATTATTTTCTACGAAGATTTTACGTTTGATGTGTTTTTGCCTAGTGAGAAATGA